One Acidobacteriota bacterium DNA window includes the following coding sequences:
- a CDS encoding DUF4405 domain-containing protein: MAKAKSIQPQAGALERAWNWLTETQIWASVFRHDAPLNDRNRVLVMLSNVFLHLHPVRLKKHGVRLRYTWCMGGLSFFLFLVLTFTGVLLMFYYRPTLEYAYSDIVGLREHVPLGIMREMHRWGAHAMVITVWLHMFRVFMTGSYKPPREFNWNVGVIMLVLTLLLSFTGYLLPWDQLAIWAITVGSNMARATPFLGYEGPGASLLAIGDVQLIHAADDARFALLGGTFVGEGALLRFYVLHCVALPLVIGFLMAVHFWRVRKDGGISGPL, translated from the coding sequence ATGGCGAAGGCGAAATCTATCCAACCGCAGGCGGGTGCGCTGGAGCGCGCCTGGAACTGGCTCACCGAGACGCAGATCTGGGCGTCGGTCTTCCGGCACGACGCGCCGCTCAACGACCGCAACCGCGTGCTGGTCATGCTGTCCAACGTCTTCCTGCACCTGCATCCGGTGCGGCTGAAGAAGCACGGCGTCCGGCTGCGGTACACCTGGTGCATGGGCGGACTGAGCTTTTTTCTGTTTCTCGTGCTCACGTTCACCGGCGTGCTGCTGATGTTCTACTACCGGCCAACGCTGGAGTACGCCTACTCCGACATCGTCGGGCTGCGGGAGCACGTACCGCTGGGCATCATGCGCGAAATGCACCGCTGGGGCGCCCACGCGATGGTCATCACCGTGTGGCTGCACATGTTCCGGGTCTTCATGACCGGATCGTACAAGCCGCCGCGGGAGTTCAACTGGAACGTCGGGGTCATCATGCTGGTCCTGACGCTGCTGCTGTCGTTCACCGGCTACCTGCTGCCGTGGGACCAGTTGGCGATCTGGGCCATCACGGTCGGATCGAACATGGCGCGTGCGACGCCGTTCCTGGGGTACGAGGGTCCCGGCGCATCGCTGCTCGCCATCGGCGACGTGCAGTTGATTCACGCGGCCGACGACGCCCGCTTCGCACTGCTCGGCGGCACGTTCGTGGGCGAGGGAGCCCTGCTGCGCTTCTACGTGCTGCATTGCGTGGCTCTGCCGCTCGTGATCGGATTCCTGATGGCCGTGCACTTCTGGCGCGTACGCAAGGACGGCGGAATCTCGGGGCCGCTCTAG